The following nucleotide sequence is from Anopheles stephensi strain Indian chromosome 3, UCI_ANSTEP_V1.0, whole genome shotgun sequence.
TCTCACCGTGTTTAAACTCACTGTATTTTAACTCGCTCACTTCGAATTAACTCACTCAAATCGTTTTGATTCACTTTGTTTTCACTCACTTACTATATTTTACgggagtgagttaaaacgtatTAAGTGAGTAATTTGTCgacacggagagttaaatcatttcTCGAGATTTAACTCTTGAATAGTGAGTATGAGATTTAACTCACTCTTCTAACTCATTCACTTCAGTTTAAATTACTCTTAACTGCTGAGTTAAATCATCTCAGCCATTGCTCAGatttaactcattcactcattctgacTCAGTTTGCCCATCACTAGATTATTGCTAACAGTAAAGCTAGCGACATTTTCGCACTACCACTTGCAACGGGAGGTTATTCTACAGACATCCAAACATAAATAAGAGAAGGAATACACAACAGAGGGTACAAAGGAAAGTAATATAACAACAGCGAGTGGGAGTGTACACAGTGTTGAGAGATATAAggaaccgtttttttgttttgcatctaCATGACTGTATATCCTCCAAGGAAACAAGGGTGTCAACCCAACAAGGGTGTCAAAGCGCGTGCTTCTCTTAATCCCGTTTTTGGCCCTTCTTTTCGGCAAAACAATTCACCTCCTTCCCGTAAGGAATTTTCCACGCAGGGAGAGGTGGTTAGCGTCAGTCTATTTTTTTGCTTAGTACTTTCTATCGGTAAAATATCGAGCATACAACTAGGTTAATCCTTGTACACCTCAGAACACCTTCCGGAACAATCGTCGTATGCTGCCCCGGCTGGACTTTCGTTCCAGTGAACCGTTCCCACCCGTCCCCCCAATACCATTCGCCGGCCGGTCGCCATTAAACGAAACGGATAGCTTcaccggttccggttcgaGCTTCCGGTCCTTCGAACCATCGGACGGTGGGCTGGCTGAACTGGCTTTTCCTATCTTTTGACGGTGTTTGCTGTCCGGTGGCGATGGGACGACAGCAACCTCCTGACTAGATGAAGGCGTTGAGGAGGAGGAAAACATTTTGCTGCTCTGCTCCGACGACCACCAACGGTACCAACTGGTGTCGACCAGCGCGTTTCGACCGCCACTCTCACCTAACCCTCCAGCATCGCCCGCACCGAGCTCTCGCGGGGCGGCACTACTGTTGGAACTATTGCTACTACTGCTATTACTGCTAGTGTTATTATTACTACTACTGTTACCGTTGATAGTTTTCTTAGACGAACGCTTTTTCGACCCCAGGCTGGACCGTAGCAGGGAGCTTTTGAAAAATGCTGGCGACGATAGACGGCGCGATGCTTTGGTAGTAGCGGTGTTCGCTTTCGGTTCCATTGCGTCACCGGCACCCGCTAGCAACTGCGGTGGCACACTCCCGTTCCGGCTGGGCGTCCCATTAGCGATCCGCTCCATATCGGTGGCGTCCGTTCCCGGGGAAGCGTTCGAGCCGGGCACATACTCATCGTACGATAAATCGCTTGCCGTCGGTATTATAAACTCATCGTTATCCTCCAGATACGGCAGCTCATCGATACGACCGCTGCGTTCCTTTTCGGGCGTACGCTCGGCAGTACGCTGCTCCGGTGGTTCAATCATCGATACGGACCGCTTTGCCGGTTCGTGATTCACAGGTGTCGAACTGCTCACAGCCATCATCGACGGTGCGGACACTTTGCGGTGCttgtgtttcgattttttccgTTCCAGCGCTACCGGCGGCGATTGTACCGGTTCCCCGTCATCGATCAACAGGTTCACGTACGTACCGCTTATATTGAGCGCCTCCTCGCTTGGTCTCTTTTTGCGCAATCGGGCCGGTGACATGCTAGTGGCACCCGTTGAAGATTCGCCAGTCGCAATAATGATCCCCGAGACGCTACCGACTCCGGTTCCGGTTACATCCACACCGGCACCGCCCGTTGGCATTCCGTCGATCGATTTTCTACGCAACATACGACCCCGGATTGGTTTCGCATCCGAACCCACCTGGGCCAGCTCACGATCGATGACGCTCTGTGGTATGGGAGCGGGTTGTTGCCGCCCGTCCAGCTTATGCCCATTCGCCAGAAGGTTCACACCGTTTGCAACTGACCGGACCATCGCGAGCAGGATGACGAGCGTTAGTACGATAAACACCAGCATCGCTAGGGCTATGTTGCGCCAATCGGTAGCGGTCGCCTGAAAGTCTACCAGATCCTGCCGCAACCGTTCATTCACTTCGCGCAGCTTCGCTTCACTGTCCGCCATCCGGAGGTTCTGTTCCTGGATTTCGTGCAACGTTTTGGCGTACGAATGCTGCAACTCTTCCACCTGCTTGCGATACCGACGGCTCAGCTCCTCGAGATACTGGCCCGAAAGGCTCATGTTTCGCTCGAGCGCCTAAAAACGagagatggaacaagtgtacgGAGTGAGGTATATGGCAATGGGGATGCTATTACCGTCCTTACCTTAATTCTGTTGGATAATCGCAGAAAAACGCTTTCCGGCTGCACCTTTTGATGGCCGGTAGCCATTCCGGACGGGGCAGtagtggcggtggcggcaggACCAGTCGTAAACCCACCGGAAGGACCCGTTCCTGCCATTTCGGACGGTAGTCCCTCATCAATCGCTTCccaatggtggtggttgttggtgtAGTCTTCCTTTTCCCGGTgttcttgctgctgttgctggtccTGGTCTTTGGTGCCTTCTGCAGTCGGAGCCGCCTCGTCATGATCTGCTGCTTCCAGCGCGATGGTGGTAGATGTCGGCGGTTCGGTAGCAATGTTGAACATGTTCACATCCTCTTTGGAATCATTTTCCGCTAGAGACTGTTCGCTTCCACCCTCCGGCGCAGTCACCACCGTttctttgctttcattttccgATTCTTGGCCGCGCTGCTGTTCTGatgtgttttcattttcattggTTTTTGAACTAACGTTTATATCAGCGGCTAATTGTCCTGGTCCCGTTGCTTGCTCCTCTTGCTGCTGATTAGCTAAGTTCTTGGCACCGTCATCACCACGCCCGTGTTCAAACAAACTATCACCCTCATTCGTTTTCAGCTCCGTTCCGTCTATTGTTTGCTTGTCCTCGACATCAACCTGCTGTGACTTCGCTATGAGGTTCAGATCAAATGCCACCGCATTGCACAGCCCGGCCACCAGCTCGTCCGGCAACAGGTTAAGCACGCTGTAGCGCATATTTAGGCAAACCGTTGGTAACGCCGGTTCACCCTGCCCATCCTCGCCCTGCTGCGACCGCGGCAAGTTAAATCCTAACACGTTGGCACATAGAAAATGCTGGGCGGAATCGAACGACCGTTCGATGCGCGCCACCCCTAGTAGACTAGTGAGAAGATTGTGTTTGCAATTCATCAAGGACTCGAGACGAGCCCGAAAATGGTCGGTGCAGTTAACGCAACGTATCGTATAAGCTAGTGTAACACagggtgatgatgctgctgctgctgctggcaggtTCGTCGGTACGCTTGTGACCGACACGCCTCCCTCTCTCGACGGGACCCGTTCCGTTGGGGTGCCACCGATCGACGAATCGTTACTATCGTTCCCACTTTTGCCCAGTGCTTCGGCAGCTTTCTTTACCATGTTCATTACCACCTCACCGGCCGACTTTAGGATGTTGTTCGGATTTTTGCCTCCCTTTCGACCGACCGCCGCATCGTGGCCCAGCTTCTCCAAAGATCCTTCCTCGGTCAGCTTGCCTCCTAGAGGTGTTTTAGAATGCTCCTCTTTAGAAGCTCCTCCTTCCACGCTGATGCCACCGTTGCCCGACTGCAACAGTTCCTTACCCCCAACGCCATTTGTCAACCCAACCAgctcgtcgtcatcatcatcatcatcttccggCTGCAACGGTGTGTTGTCGGTTTCGAACGCTTCAAACTCGGACGTGCCGTACACGCGAAACAATGACACCGGACAGAAATGTTCCTGATTGTAGTGCGACAGTATCTCCACCCGCACGAACTTCCCGAACAGATGCGGATGCAGCTGAAAGCTTTGCACGTCCCGTTCATCCTTCGCCGTAAACTGGCCCACGTTGGCCCAATCGCGCGTCGGAAAGCGATTGCTAACCGACACGCTGAACTCCTTCGGCGACGATGAGAACAGCTCGAAATTTGCCAGCTCGATCCGTTCCGCCTGTACCGGTTCGCACAGCTCTACCACGAACCAAATCTTGCTCGTGCACGGATTTAGCAGATATTCATCCTTCGGCGCAGTAAGCACCGAACCGGTGCTTTGCGCTTCCGGGTTGGAGGCTATAATCTTTGCCCCGCATTCCGGCGCAGCATAATTCTTCGCCCGTAGCTTCATCGCACCGCCGCCCGTCTTACTGCCCGCCGGTTTAGTGCCCTTCTTCATGGCCGAAGCATTCACGACTTCACCCAGCTTTTTCTCCGCCTCAGCCATTTGCTTCTGGGCCCACTCGCTGAACACTGGCATCGGGTTTTCTTCGGTTAGGTTCACTTCGAGCGGTTTCGGTGGTACAACGGCTGCTGTATCGGTGGCGAGTGGTGCCTCATTCGATGGTTCTTGTGTCGTCGAAGAATCACCCGCCGGTTGTTGAAGGCTGGATCCCGATGATGCCGCATCCGGATCCTGAGTGGGAACCAGCACCAATAACGGCTGTTCGTTCTCTTGGGGCAGCAGTTGTTCTTCGATCGTTCCATTGCTTTCATCCACAAGATGGTCGCCTGCAGTAACGCCAACCAACTGTTGGTGATCATCAGCGTGCAACGGAACGGTTGTTTGCACAGTAGTGTGTACATTGTTGTGCGATAGATTCTTCAACGTTGCCTCCAAGTTTTCCTCCAACTTGCTCTCGATATTGTTCAGCTCATGGTGCTGATTGTCCACCAGCGTGATTATCGATGGTGGTCCTGGAATGTCTTGTAACCTAAAATGAGATGCAGACAAGAAGGAAAACCATTAGACGAAATTGCCATACACGTCGGACGAGCTTAGCTACTGACAGTCTTATTATAAACACGATATCAAATAAATTATAGAAAATCATTGGAAACAAACTTTCACTGACTTCATGAAGGCTGATCGCCGTCAACTGATCGTACCTCACAGACTTCGTTCCGACCATGTATTTCTAACGGTAATAGACTTCCCCCTAAGGTCCAATCGCAACCTACAGTAATCTCCGAGTTCCGACTGTCAATAGATCACTAGTACCTCAACAGATTTCTAGTTGAGAGATCCCGAGACTTGCTCACAGCGATGCTCAATCATGCACCAAGAGCAAAGCAAATCAAACGAAACAGAAAGCCGCTTCCTGATGCATGCAAAGATCGCCCAGTCTGTCAACACGAGAGATGACACGTGATAAGCGAACGAATATGGGCGATGCTCTCGTCGCTGACCCCACCAGCTTTTGGTTCATGTTGTGACGATACTGTCGTTGTGTACACGCCACGCTATCCTTCTCAAATACGGTGTACCCTAACCTTGACTGTGCTCAAACAGTGTTCACTATCGTTTCAAGTACACCACCATAGGAGGATCGGCCATACGACCATACGACCAAGATGACATTACCAAACCGGTCGCAAGTTGGCTGTAGAGTTTACTGTCCACTTGCTAGCGTGCCTCGTCCGCAGCACGTTGTTTGGAGGAACTATTTTTAACTTCATCAGCTAACGAAAACTTCCTGCCACCATCATACATTACTAGACTGTTGGAGTGAAAAATGTATGGTTTACGCAATTGAAGGCATACCATCCATCGGCCAGCGCTGACACACCCGGGTGATGATGTTGAGATGTGCATTTTTTGGGCGCATTTTAACgaaacaaatatttgaaacattcttGTTGTTTACACTGTAAGCAACTGTTTTATTGTGACATTTAACGCTACACCGGGACTTCTTTTGATTTGGTCTTATCACTGTTGGAGGACTTAAACGAAAActggaaaataattttttggAGTTAATTTTTGTACAGAATAGCTGAAAAGAATGTCCCCAAAACATCACGTCTCTATTAGTGCCT
It contains:
- the LOC118514287 gene encoding SUN domain-containing ossification factor isoform X2 — translated: MLLLPSTVDVYMVVNLYLVAFCYVKWQLSMWLVGAIAERAGRMRKLTVLVTFCWVALISQIVAISNLYHDGLQDIPGPPSIITLVDNQHHELNNIESKLEENLEATLKNLSHNNVHTTVQTTVPLHADDHQQLVGVTAGDHLVDESNGTIEEQLLPQENEQPLLVLVPTQDPDAASSGSSLQQPAGDSSTTQEPSNEAPLATDTAAVVPPKPLEVNLTEENPMPVFSEWAQKQMAEAEKKLGEVVNASAMKKGTKPAGSKTGGGAMKLRAKNYAAPECGAKIIASNPEAQSTGSVLTAPKDEYLLNPCTSKIWFVVELCEPVQAERIELANFELFSSSPKEFSVSVSNRFPTRDWANVGQFTAKDERDVQSFQLHPHLFGKFVRVEILSHYNQEHFCPVSLFRVYGTSEFEAFETDNTPLQPEDDDDDDDELVGLTNGVGGKELLQSGNGGISVEGGASKEEHSKTPLGGKLTEEGSLEKLGHDAAVGRKGGKNPNNILKSAGEVVMNMVKKAAEALGKSGNDSNDSSIGGTPTERVPSREGGVSVTSVPTNLPAAAAASSPCVTLAYTIRCVNCTDHFRARLESLMNCKHNLLTSLLGVARIERSFDSAQHFLCANVLGFNLPRSQQGEDGQGEPALPTVCLNMRYSVLNLLPDELVAGLCNAVAFDLNLIAKSQQVDVEDKQTIDGTELKTNEGDSLFEHGRGDDGAKNLANQQQEEQATGPGQLAADINVSSKTNENENTSEQQRGQESENESKETVVTAPEGGSEQSLAENDSKEDVNMFNIATEPPTSTTIALEAADHDEAAPTAEGTKDQDQQQQQEHREKEDYTNNHHHWEAIDEGLPSEMAGTGPSGGFTTGPAATATTAPSGMATGHQKVQPESVFLRLSNRIKALERNMSLSGQYLEELSRRYRKQVEELQHSYAKTLHEIQEQNLRMADSEAKLREVNERLRQDLVDFQATATDWRNIALAMLVFIVLTLVILLAMVRSVANGVNLLANGHKLDGRQQPAPIPQSVIDRELAQVGSDAKPIRGRMLRRKSIDGMPTGGAGVDVTGTGVGSVSGIIIATGESSTGATSMSPARLRKKRPSEEALNISGTYVNLLIDDGEPVQSPPVALERKKSKHKHRKVSAPSMMAVSSSTPVNHEPAKRSVSMIEPPEQRTAERTPEKERSGRIDELPYLEDNDEFIIPTASDLSYDEYVPGSNASPGTDATDMERIANGTPSRNGSVPPQLLAGAGDAMEPKANTATTKASRRLSSPAFFKSSLLRSSLGSKKRSSKKTINGNSSSNNNTSSNSSSSNSSNSSAAPRELGAGDAGGLGESGGRNALVDTSWYRWWSSEQSSKMFSSSSTPSSSQEVAVVPSPPDSKHRQKIGKASSASPPSDGSKDRKLEPEPVKLSVSFNGDRPANGIGGTGGNGSLERKSSRGSIRRLFRKVF
- the LOC118514287 gene encoding SUN domain-containing ossification factor isoform X1, with the translated sequence MKPSLCYTYCTLLLVSLVSSCTLFIIVASETLKPTTGDDQLQQHHGAGSRETVHGQHHPVQSTVGADKGSNVFSPKRVISSGIEPSAGHVRTKNSSPEDGPQGSVPKVRPLKKPSRGKVGKNTLKKDILTEKPTQQQQQQQPDEPPDLKDVIFLDTISKNVGVTNSGLQDIPGPPSIITLVDNQHHELNNIESKLEENLEATLKNLSHNNVHTTVQTTVPLHADDHQQLVGVTAGDHLVDESNGTIEEQLLPQENEQPLLVLVPTQDPDAASSGSSLQQPAGDSSTTQEPSNEAPLATDTAAVVPPKPLEVNLTEENPMPVFSEWAQKQMAEAEKKLGEVVNASAMKKGTKPAGSKTGGGAMKLRAKNYAAPECGAKIIASNPEAQSTGSVLTAPKDEYLLNPCTSKIWFVVELCEPVQAERIELANFELFSSSPKEFSVSVSNRFPTRDWANVGQFTAKDERDVQSFQLHPHLFGKFVRVEILSHYNQEHFCPVSLFRVYGTSEFEAFETDNTPLQPEDDDDDDDELVGLTNGVGGKELLQSGNGGISVEGGASKEEHSKTPLGGKLTEEGSLEKLGHDAAVGRKGGKNPNNILKSAGEVVMNMVKKAAEALGKSGNDSNDSSIGGTPTERVPSREGGVSVTSVPTNLPAAAAASSPCVTLAYTIRCVNCTDHFRARLESLMNCKHNLLTSLLGVARIERSFDSAQHFLCANVLGFNLPRSQQGEDGQGEPALPTVCLNMRYSVLNLLPDELVAGLCNAVAFDLNLIAKSQQVDVEDKQTIDGTELKTNEGDSLFEHGRGDDGAKNLANQQQEEQATGPGQLAADINVSSKTNENENTSEQQRGQESENESKETVVTAPEGGSEQSLAENDSKEDVNMFNIATEPPTSTTIALEAADHDEAAPTAEGTKDQDQQQQQEHREKEDYTNNHHHWEAIDEGLPSEMAGTGPSGGFTTGPAATATTAPSGMATGHQKVQPESVFLRLSNRIKALERNMSLSGQYLEELSRRYRKQVEELQHSYAKTLHEIQEQNLRMADSEAKLREVNERLRQDLVDFQATATDWRNIALAMLVFIVLTLVILLAMVRSVANGVNLLANGHKLDGRQQPAPIPQSVIDRELAQVGSDAKPIRGRMLRRKSIDGMPTGGAGVDVTGTGVGSVSGIIIATGESSTGATSMSPARLRKKRPSEEALNISGTYVNLLIDDGEPVQSPPVALERKKSKHKHRKVSAPSMMAVSSSTPVNHEPAKRSVSMIEPPEQRTAERTPEKERSGRIDELPYLEDNDEFIIPTASDLSYDEYVPGSNASPGTDATDMERIANGTPSRNGSVPPQLLAGAGDAMEPKANTATTKASRRLSSPAFFKSSLLRSSLGSKKRSSKKTINGNSSSNNNTSSNSSSSNSSNSSAAPRELGAGDAGGLGESGGRNALVDTSWYRWWSSEQSSKMFSSSSTPSSSQEVAVVPSPPDSKHRQKIGKASSASPPSDGSKDRKLEPEPVKLSVSFNGDRPANGIGGTGGNGSLERKSSRGSIRRLFRKVF
- the LOC118514287 gene encoding SUN domain-containing ossification factor isoform X3, which codes for MVGTKSVRLQDIPGPPSIITLVDNQHHELNNIESKLEENLEATLKNLSHNNVHTTVQTTVPLHADDHQQLVGVTAGDHLVDESNGTIEEQLLPQENEQPLLVLVPTQDPDAASSGSSLQQPAGDSSTTQEPSNEAPLATDTAAVVPPKPLEVNLTEENPMPVFSEWAQKQMAEAEKKLGEVVNASAMKKGTKPAGSKTGGGAMKLRAKNYAAPECGAKIIASNPEAQSTGSVLTAPKDEYLLNPCTSKIWFVVELCEPVQAERIELANFELFSSSPKEFSVSVSNRFPTRDWANVGQFTAKDERDVQSFQLHPHLFGKFVRVEILSHYNQEHFCPVSLFRVYGTSEFEAFETDNTPLQPEDDDDDDDELVGLTNGVGGKELLQSGNGGISVEGGASKEEHSKTPLGGKLTEEGSLEKLGHDAAVGRKGGKNPNNILKSAGEVVMNMVKKAAEALGKSGNDSNDSSIGGTPTERVPSREGGVSVTSVPTNLPAAAAASSPCVTLAYTIRCVNCTDHFRARLESLMNCKHNLLTSLLGVARIERSFDSAQHFLCANVLGFNLPRSQQGEDGQGEPALPTVCLNMRYSVLNLLPDELVAGLCNAVAFDLNLIAKSQQVDVEDKQTIDGTELKTNEGDSLFEHGRGDDGAKNLANQQQEEQATGPGQLAADINVSSKTNENENTSEQQRGQESENESKETVVTAPEGGSEQSLAENDSKEDVNMFNIATEPPTSTTIALEAADHDEAAPTAEGTKDQDQQQQQEHREKEDYTNNHHHWEAIDEGLPSEMAGTGPSGGFTTGPAATATTAPSGMATGHQKVQPESVFLRLSNRIKALERNMSLSGQYLEELSRRYRKQVEELQHSYAKTLHEIQEQNLRMADSEAKLREVNERLRQDLVDFQATATDWRNIALAMLVFIVLTLVILLAMVRSVANGVNLLANGHKLDGRQQPAPIPQSVIDRELAQVGSDAKPIRGRMLRRKSIDGMPTGGAGVDVTGTGVGSVSGIIIATGESSTGATSMSPARLRKKRPSEEALNISGTYVNLLIDDGEPVQSPPVALERKKSKHKHRKVSAPSMMAVSSSTPVNHEPAKRSVSMIEPPEQRTAERTPEKERSGRIDELPYLEDNDEFIIPTASDLSYDEYVPGSNASPGTDATDMERIANGTPSRNGSVPPQLLAGAGDAMEPKANTATTKASRRLSSPAFFKSSLLRSSLGSKKRSSKKTINGNSSSNNNTSSNSSSSNSSNSSAAPRELGAGDAGGLGESGGRNALVDTSWYRWWSSEQSSKMFSSSSTPSSSQEVAVVPSPPDSKHRQKIGKASSASPPSDGSKDRKLEPEPVKLSVSFNGDRPANGIGGTGGNGSLERKSSRGSIRRLFRKVF